One window of Paenibacillus sp. FSL K6-3182 genomic DNA carries:
- the panD gene encoding aspartate 1-decarboxylase, producing MFRTMMKSKLHRATVTEANLNYVGSITIDEDLMDAANIWENEKVQIVNNNNGARFETYVITGERGSGVICLNGAAARQVQPGDQVIIISYAMMTDADAKVHKPIVTILDANNRPLTILNEELHATIL from the coding sequence ATGTTCAGAACGATGATGAAATCCAAGTTGCACCGGGCAACAGTAACGGAAGCGAACCTGAATTATGTCGGTAGCATTACAATAGATGAAGATTTGATGGATGCAGCTAACATATGGGAAAATGAAAAGGTTCAAATCGTTAACAATAATAATGGTGCTCGCTTTGAGACTTATGTCATAACAGGTGAACGCGGATCTGGCGTAATTTGCTTGAATGGCGCAGCCGCTAGACAAGTTCAGCCAGGTGACCAGGTGATTATCATTTCTTATGCGATGATGACTGACGCTGATGCTAAAGTACACAAACCGATTGTAACGATTTTGGATGCGAACAATCGTCCCTTGACCATTTTAAACGAAGAGCTGCACGCAACAATCCTGTAA
- a CDS encoding redox-sensing transcriptional repressor Rex: MKQTKISEAVVRRLPVYLQVLNEMLNREIQTISSQDLGTKLDLNPAQIRKDLAYFGEFGRKGVGYDVVYLIEKIRQILKVDQTIKVALVGAGNLGHALCNYNKYSKDNMQITAVFDVHPSKIGTSINNLIVMPMSELAATVAEQNIRIGIITVPAFEAQNVANQFVEAGIEGILNFAPAILRVPDEMRIHNADFTRELLSLAYYLAKEGETQDESDLD; the protein is encoded by the coding sequence ATGAAGCAAACGAAAATATCGGAGGCTGTCGTCAGAAGGCTTCCCGTTTATTTGCAAGTACTAAATGAAATGCTTAATCGTGAGATTCAGACCATTTCTTCGCAGGATTTAGGCACTAAGCTTGATTTAAATCCTGCTCAAATTCGTAAAGATCTCGCTTATTTCGGAGAGTTTGGACGGAAAGGCGTAGGCTACGATGTTGTATATTTAATTGAGAAGATACGTCAAATTTTGAAGGTTGATCAGACGATAAAGGTTGCGTTGGTTGGAGCGGGCAATCTAGGTCATGCCCTATGCAATTACAATAAATACTCCAAGGATAATATGCAGATTACCGCCGTGTTCGATGTACATCCGAGCAAAATCGGAACGAGCATTAATAATTTGATTGTCATGCCGATGAGTGAGCTTGCTGCAACGGTTGCAGAGCAAAATATTCGGATCGGCATCATTACCGTTCCAGCATTTGAAGCACAAAATGTAGCTAATCAATTTGTCGAAGCAGGCATAGAAGGAATATTGAATTTTGCCCCTGCTATTCTACGAGTACCGGATGAAATGCGAATACATAATGCTGATTTCACAAGGGAATTGCTTAGCTTAGCCTATTATTTAGCCAAAGAGGGAGAGACGCAGGATGAGTCAGATTTGGATTGA
- the panB gene encoding 3-methyl-2-oxobutanoate hydroxymethyltransferase, with protein MRKRLTITKMKKMKQDRNAISVLTAYDYPSAKLAEEAGIDVILVGDSLGNVVLGYETTIPVTIDDIVYHTRSVARGAQQTFIVADMPFMTYGIGREATLRNAAKIMQEGGAQAVKLEGGVEIAADVSALVKAGIPVMGHIGLTPQSVHQLGGYKVQGKLDAEVEQLVKDAKALEEAGAFSIVLELVTEPIATMISEMLSIPIIGIGAGRGCDGQVLVYHDILQYSSPYFEKKFVKTYADIGTTIRNAIQSYVDDVKTGQFPEEEHVFNAQPAHIPSLYGGSSESSNLNITENKDLANKEVKLK; from the coding sequence ATGAGGAAACGACTGACGATTACAAAAATGAAGAAGATGAAGCAGGACCGCAATGCGATTTCCGTTTTGACAGCTTACGATTATCCTTCAGCCAAGCTTGCTGAAGAAGCTGGAATTGATGTCATTTTGGTTGGAGATTCACTCGGGAACGTTGTACTTGGATATGAGACTACCATCCCGGTAACCATTGATGACATTGTTTATCATACAAGATCAGTTGCTAGGGGTGCGCAGCAAACGTTTATCGTTGCTGATATGCCCTTTATGACTTATGGTATTGGACGTGAAGCAACACTGCGCAATGCTGCGAAAATTATGCAAGAAGGCGGTGCTCAGGCTGTAAAGCTGGAGGGTGGCGTTGAAATTGCAGCTGATGTATCCGCGCTTGTCAAAGCAGGCATCCCTGTTATGGGACATATCGGCCTGACGCCACAATCGGTTCATCAGCTTGGCGGGTACAAAGTGCAAGGTAAATTAGATGCCGAAGTGGAGCAGCTAGTGAAAGATGCGAAGGCGCTGGAAGAAGCAGGTGCTTTTAGTATCGTTCTTGAACTAGTAACTGAACCAATCGCTACAATGATCAGCGAAATGCTTTCCATTCCGATTATCGGAATTGGTGCAGGACGCGGCTGCGATGGCCAAGTGCTTGTATATCATGATATTTTGCAATATTCATCTCCTTATTTTGAGAAAAAATTCGTAAAAACCTATGCAGATATTGGAACAACCATTAGAAATGCGATTCAATCTTATGTAGACGATGTGAAAACAGGCCAGTTTCCTGAAGAAGAGCATGTGTTTAATGCACAACCAGCCCATATTCCTTCTTTGTATGGCGGCTCCTCTGAGAGCAGCAATCTTAACATAACTGAAAATAAGGACCTCGCGAATAAGGAGGTCAAATTGAAATGA
- the bshA gene encoding N-acetyl-alpha-D-glucosaminyl L-malate synthase BshA yields the protein MARKLKIGITCYPTLGGSGVVATELGKLLAERGHEIHFITHSIPFRLGHFNKNIFYHEVEVNDYYVFRYPPYDLALASKMAQVAKMQQLDLLHVHYAVPHAVCAYLAKQMNGDGLKTVTTLHGTDITVLAQDESLKALIRLAIHQSDAVTAVSRDLIQETRQLLDITTPIDLTYNFVDKRVYYPRDAVSLRADYAAPNEKILMHISNFRPVKRVGDVVEIFARVSEKVPSKLLLVGEGPELSKIQCRIRQLGLEDRVHFLGKQEDVAQVISMADVLLLPSEKESFGLVALEAMACGVPTIGSNAGGIPELVTHGETGFLSEIGDVEDMAKNTERLLTNEKLHEQFKQACMFRARNEFCNDVITTQYEQIYYRVLGIEADLPIAVCSDS from the coding sequence GTGGCGAGAAAATTAAAGATTGGTATTACCTGTTATCCTACCTTGGGCGGATCGGGCGTAGTTGCAACCGAATTAGGTAAATTACTGGCAGAACGTGGTCATGAAATTCATTTTATTACACACAGTATTCCTTTTCGATTAGGACACTTTAATAAAAATATTTTTTATCATGAGGTAGAAGTTAATGATTATTATGTGTTTCGTTACCCCCCTTATGATCTAGCTTTAGCAAGCAAGATGGCACAGGTAGCAAAAATGCAGCAGCTTGACTTGCTTCATGTCCATTATGCGGTGCCTCATGCGGTTTGCGCCTATTTGGCGAAGCAGATGAATGGCGATGGCTTAAAAACGGTCACAACGCTGCATGGCACGGACATAACGGTGCTGGCTCAGGATGAATCGTTAAAAGCTTTAATTCGTCTTGCGATCCATCAAAGCGACGCTGTAACTGCCGTTTCAAGGGATCTGATTCAAGAGACTAGACAACTGCTTGATATTACGACACCAATTGATTTAACCTATAATTTTGTTGATAAACGTGTTTATTATCCACGCGATGCCGTTTCCTTGCGAGCTGATTATGCGGCTCCTAATGAGAAAATTTTGATGCATATTTCTAATTTCCGTCCGGTTAAACGAGTTGGGGATGTAGTTGAAATATTTGCTCGCGTTTCCGAAAAGGTTCCTTCGAAACTTCTCTTAGTTGGTGAAGGACCTGAGCTCTCAAAAATTCAATGCCGCATTCGCCAGCTTGGCCTTGAAGACCGTGTCCATTTTCTGGGCAAGCAAGAGGATGTTGCACAAGTCATTTCAATGGCAGATGTGCTGTTGCTTCCATCAGAGAAAGAAAGCTTCGGGCTTGTTGCGCTTGAGGCAATGGCTTGCGGCGTTCCAACTATTGGTTCTAACGCTGGTGGTATTCCGGAGCTTGTTACCCATGGAGAAACTGGATTTTTGTCAGAGATCGGCGATGTCGAAGATATGGCTAAAAATACGGAGAGGCTGCTTACGAATGAGAAGCTGCATGAGCAGTTTAAGCAGGCTTGTATGTTTAGAGCAAGAAACGAGTTTTGTAATGACGTAATTACAACACAATATGAGCAGATCTATTATCGGGTACTCGGCATAGAGGCAGATTTGCCAATCGCTGTTTGCAGCGATAGCTAA
- the panC gene encoding pantoate--beta-alanine ligase has translation MIICRTKAELKQQLTAVRKENKSIGFVPTMGYLHEGHASLMRQAHAENDTAVLSIFVNPLQFGPNEDLDRYPRDEKRDFALAEECGIDIVFIPSVQEMYPNKPLTMVIVNQVTDRLCGASRPGHFDGVGTVVSKLFHLVAPDRAYFGMKDAQQVAVIQQMVGDLNFPVEIVPSPIVREPDGLALSSRNVFLNAEQREQAVVLSKTLQQASDWMNEPDMTAERLEAKVKLQLVKASEAVIDYVELLHYPSLQVLDAKVLLNTIQQPLILALAVKFGATRLIDNRILQIAEVNQHVQNDDEIQVAPGNSNGSEPELCR, from the coding sequence ATGATCATTTGCCGCACGAAAGCTGAGCTAAAGCAGCAGTTAACTGCTGTTCGCAAGGAAAATAAAAGCATTGGTTTTGTGCCAACTATGGGTTATTTGCATGAAGGTCACGCTTCCTTAATGCGCCAAGCACATGCCGAAAATGATACCGCTGTGCTTAGCATATTTGTTAATCCACTACAATTTGGACCTAATGAAGATTTGGATCGGTATCCACGAGATGAGAAGCGTGATTTTGCGCTTGCAGAAGAATGCGGGATCGACATCGTGTTTATTCCTTCCGTTCAAGAAATGTATCCGAATAAGCCGCTGACAATGGTCATTGTCAATCAGGTAACGGATCGTTTATGCGGCGCTTCCAGACCTGGACATTTTGACGGAGTGGGAACGGTAGTTAGCAAGCTGTTTCATTTGGTTGCTCCTGATCGTGCTTATTTTGGCATGAAGGATGCTCAGCAGGTTGCTGTCATTCAGCAAATGGTTGGAGATCTTAATTTTCCAGTGGAAATTGTGCCAAGTCCAATCGTTCGTGAACCGGATGGTCTTGCTTTAAGCTCAAGAAACGTTTTTCTTAATGCGGAGCAGCGTGAGCAGGCAGTCGTATTGTCCAAAACGCTGCAGCAGGCTTCTGACTGGATGAATGAGCCTGATATGACCGCTGAGCGGCTGGAGGCTAAAGTTAAGCTGCAATTGGTGAAAGCGAGTGAAGCTGTAATTGATTATGTGGAGCTGCTTCACTATCCATCCCTGCAGGTGCTGGATGCAAAAGTTTTATTAAATACGATTCAGCAACCGCTAATTTTGGCATTAGCAGTTAAGTTTGGCGCAACAAGGCTTATAGATAATCGGATATTACAGATAGCGGAGGTGAACCAGCATGTTCAGAACGATGATGAAATCCAAGTTGCACCGGGCAACAGTAACGGAAGCGAACCTGAATTATGTCGGTAG
- a CDS encoding methylglyoxal synthase, with protein sequence MLNIAFIAHDRKKEEIVNFVIAYEKVFVPHKLYSTGTTGTRIMEQTNLSIHRFMSGPLGGDQQIGAMVAQNEMDLIIFLRDPLMAQPHEPDIIALLRLCDVQGIPVATNVASAELLVKALERGDFAWRELVHKYKPGIE encoded by the coding sequence ATGTTGAATATTGCATTTATTGCGCATGATCGGAAGAAGGAAGAAATCGTTAATTTCGTAATCGCTTATGAGAAAGTATTTGTACCGCATAAGCTATACTCTACTGGCACGACGGGAACACGGATAATGGAACAAACGAACTTGTCCATTCATCGGTTCATGTCAGGCCCGCTCGGCGGCGATCAACAAATCGGTGCGATGGTTGCCCAAAATGAAATGGATTTAATTATCTTCTTACGCGACCCATTAATGGCACAACCTCATGAGCCGGATATTATTGCTTTGCTGCGTTTATGCGATGTACAAGGCATACCGGTTGCTACTAACGTAGCGTCTGCTGAACTGCTGGTTAAAGCACTTGAACGCGGTGATTTTGCTTGGCGAGAGCTTGTCCATAAATATAAACCAGGTATTGAATAA
- the dinG gene encoding ATP-dependent DNA helicase DinG, whose protein sequence is MKFAVLDLETTGHSSDDDILQVGLVIVSEELEIIDTYSSFVRPNIPIPAFITQLTGIDETVVADAPTLKEVIAGLVPLLDDAVLVAHNVGFDAGFLNQALARCGRRPFAGRRLDTIELLRILYPTINTYQLGAVSELFGIPHDQHHRADSDANATALLLIETVKKLRKLPLLTLQRLSTLVDDGSDLSWFIKHTGQQMEYSTVFESNEYDYFNQFALKVREWSDEQPPRSGGTSVLPLTDVSFDNYLAEVRQRFEQKFENYEEREAQVAMFQEVYSALNQNQHLLIEAGTGTGKSLGYLIPALYYGIQNGKKVVVSTHTINLQEQLRQRDLPLLEEILPFEFRASIFKGRGNYLCLRKFEGKINTKDLVSPIEDTVTAAQMVVWLGETETGDQEELNFGNKGAEFWSTVASDTDSCLNRACPWFKRCFYHRAKHEANIADVTITNHSMLFTDVQADHRLLPSYTHLIIDEAHHVEEVAGKHLGMQINYFSLTQAVLRLYKDARSGLLPGLRQKLMYEDDAHQASWLETIDTVIPIFQEIKEHWDKLFEMFYSFTSTSSDGPTENGQSVCRLKKNELPAGWEDGVTVEGNIHTELNRVIRTVDKMVTDIKDRVDDSGVQAIITDLNGAVRDLSRLKDELRTFITLELADSVFWIEASSVYRYRSVQLYGVPVDVSAQLQKYFFDVKESIVLTSATLSVQKSFQYAEEQLGLTGYEQQGRLKTVQLPSPFNYREQALVVIPRNFPVLKGAAVDDTYLDMLVKSLSDAAKETKGRMLVLFTSYRMLRQVYEPLKELLSVAGIQVLGQGIDSGNRTKLTRRFRQTPESVLLGTSSFWEGVDIPGEALICLAIVRLPFQPPNHPLVEAKAEMLQRQKQNPFMKLSIPQAVIRFKQGFGRLVRTSQDKGIVIIYDTRVIDTYYGKHFLYSLPGPKIETMHMDQMVVRMREWLTDENAALPQENKAVSSEEEEKR, encoded by the coding sequence ATGAAATTTGCAGTATTGGATTTAGAAACGACGGGACACAGCTCGGATGATGATATTTTGCAGGTTGGGCTAGTCATCGTTTCAGAGGAGCTTGAAATTATCGATACGTATAGCTCCTTTGTTCGACCTAATATCCCGATACCGGCCTTCATTACACAATTAACAGGCATAGATGAAACGGTCGTTGCGGATGCCCCAACTCTCAAAGAGGTTATTGCAGGGTTAGTTCCATTATTGGATGATGCCGTTTTGGTCGCTCATAACGTTGGCTTTGACGCCGGTTTTTTAAACCAAGCATTAGCACGATGCGGTCGGCGCCCTTTTGCAGGACGCAGGCTGGATACCATTGAATTATTACGAATTTTATATCCTACAATTAATACGTATCAGCTTGGAGCTGTTTCTGAGCTCTTTGGAATACCGCATGATCAACATCACCGCGCGGACAGCGATGCAAATGCAACTGCGCTATTACTAATTGAAACGGTAAAAAAGCTTCGCAAATTGCCGCTGCTTACTTTGCAGCGGCTTTCCACGCTTGTAGATGACGGCAGCGATTTGAGCTGGTTTATTAAGCATACTGGGCAGCAGATGGAATATAGTACTGTATTCGAATCGAATGAATATGACTATTTTAATCAATTTGCATTGAAGGTTCGCGAATGGAGCGATGAACAGCCTCCGCGTTCAGGCGGCACAAGTGTGCTGCCATTAACGGATGTTTCATTTGACAATTATTTAGCTGAAGTAAGACAACGCTTCGAACAGAAATTCGAGAATTATGAGGAAAGAGAAGCGCAGGTAGCCATGTTTCAAGAGGTATACAGCGCTCTAAATCAGAATCAGCATTTACTTATAGAAGCAGGGACAGGAACAGGAAAGTCACTTGGTTATTTAATTCCTGCGCTTTATTATGGCATTCAGAACGGCAAAAAAGTTGTCGTTAGTACGCATACAATCAATTTGCAGGAGCAGCTTCGTCAACGCGATTTGCCATTGCTTGAGGAAATACTGCCATTTGAGTTTAGAGCTTCGATCTTTAAAGGCAGAGGGAATTATTTATGCTTGCGCAAATTTGAAGGTAAAATCAACACAAAAGATCTTGTATCGCCGATTGAGGATACGGTTACAGCTGCTCAAATGGTCGTATGGCTTGGAGAAACGGAAACTGGCGATCAGGAGGAGCTTAACTTCGGCAACAAGGGTGCTGAGTTTTGGTCTACAGTAGCGAGCGATACGGATTCATGCCTAAATCGAGCTTGTCCTTGGTTCAAAAGATGTTTTTATCATCGCGCGAAGCATGAAGCAAACATTGCTGATGTTACGATAACAAATCATTCCATGTTATTTACTGATGTTCAAGCTGATCATCGTTTATTGCCTTCCTATACTCATCTCATTATTGATGAAGCACATCATGTGGAAGAGGTTGCCGGCAAGCATCTAGGTATGCAAATTAACTACTTCTCTTTGACGCAGGCTGTTCTTCGGCTTTATAAAGATGCGCGCTCTGGATTATTGCCTGGGCTTCGCCAGAAGCTAATGTATGAGGATGACGCACATCAAGCTTCCTGGTTAGAGACGATTGATACCGTTATTCCTATTTTCCAAGAAATTAAGGAGCACTGGGATAAGCTGTTTGAAATGTTTTATAGCTTTACTTCAACTTCATCGGATGGACCAACTGAGAATGGTCAGTCGGTATGCCGCCTTAAGAAAAACGAGCTTCCAGCAGGCTGGGAGGACGGTGTTACGGTTGAAGGAAATATCCACACTGAACTTAACCGAGTCATTCGAACCGTCGATAAAATGGTTACCGATATTAAAGACCGTGTTGACGATTCCGGTGTTCAAGCGATAATAACGGATTTAAATGGCGCGGTACGTGATTTGTCTCGACTTAAGGATGAGCTTAGAACGTTTATCACCTTAGAGCTTGCGGACTCTGTGTTTTGGATTGAAGCAAGCAGCGTATACCGCTACAGATCTGTGCAGCTATACGGTGTCCCAGTAGATGTAAGCGCTCAGCTGCAAAAATATTTTTTTGATGTCAAAGAAAGTATCGTATTAACCTCTGCAACGTTATCTGTGCAAAAATCTTTTCAATACGCGGAGGAGCAGCTTGGGTTAACTGGATACGAACAGCAGGGCAGGCTTAAAACCGTTCAATTGCCTTCTCCGTTTAATTACCGGGAGCAGGCATTAGTTGTCATTCCACGCAACTTCCCAGTACTCAAGGGAGCAGCTGTAGATGACACCTATTTGGATATGCTTGTAAAATCGCTTTCTGATGCTGCAAAGGAAACGAAGGGCAGAATGCTAGTGCTGTTTACGTCCTATCGCATGCTGAGGCAGGTCTACGAGCCGCTTAAAGAGCTTTTAAGCGTTGCAGGTATTCAAGTGCTCGGACAAGGAATAGACAGCGGGAATCGCACGAAGCTTACAAGACGTTTCCGTCAAACGCCAGAGTCCGTTTTACTTGGCACGAGCAGCTTCTGGGAAGGTGTAGATATACCCGGAGAAGCTCTGATTTGCCTTGCCATCGTTCGTTTGCCATTCCAACCGCCTAACCATCCCTTAGTGGAAGCAAAAGCCGAGATGCTGCAGCGGCAGAAACAAAATCCTTTTATGAAATTGTCGATTCCCCAAGCCGTTATTCGCTTTAAACAAGGCTTTGGCCGTCTAGTAAGGACTTCACAAGACAAAGGGATCGTAATCATATATGATACTAGGGTAATCGACACTTACTACGGTAAACACTTCTTATATTCACTGCCAGGACCAAAAATCGAAACGATGCATATGGATCAAATGGTAGTGCGAATGAGAGAATGGTTAACGGATGAAAATGCAGCATTGCCGCAGGAAAATAAAGCTGTGTCTAGCGAAGAGGAGGAAAAACGATGA
- a CDS encoding biotin--[acetyl-CoA-carboxylase] ligase, whose protein sequence is MNQELLLQLFIDKPGEYVSGENISQELGVSRTAIWKHIRKLEAAGYQFEASRRLGYRLLSIPDMLSVVKLENQLQGNIFGQHIHYFETVESTQNLARAAAEEGALEGTLFVAEQQVKGRGRMGRGWISPRGKGIWMSMVLRPSVPIHFAPQLTLLTAVALCRSLKRLTGLPIGIKWPNDLLIEGKKISGILLESAAEDERLRYVIAGIGISVNLEEADYPAELLEKATSLRISGQQKWSREEVIADFLKEWEQLYFLYQEQGFSPIVTLWEALSVSLGKTVRLTTPQGELVGIPIGLEESGAIRIQLEDGSIKPVFSAEMGEPL, encoded by the coding sequence ATGAATCAGGAGCTCTTGCTTCAATTGTTTATAGACAAACCAGGTGAATATGTGTCGGGAGAAAACATTAGCCAAGAGCTCGGCGTCAGCAGAACGGCGATATGGAAGCATATTCGCAAGCTTGAAGCGGCTGGTTATCAATTTGAAGCTTCAAGACGTCTTGGTTATCGACTTCTAAGCATACCGGACATGCTGTCTGTAGTGAAACTTGAAAATCAGCTGCAGGGCAACATATTTGGACAGCATATTCATTATTTTGAAACGGTGGAATCCACTCAAAATCTTGCACGTGCTGCAGCAGAAGAAGGCGCCTTGGAGGGTACCTTATTTGTTGCTGAGCAGCAGGTTAAAGGCCGCGGCCGTATGGGACGAGGATGGATCTCGCCGCGCGGCAAAGGCATTTGGATGAGCATGGTGCTGCGTCCTTCCGTACCGATTCATTTTGCACCGCAGCTTACCTTATTGACAGCGGTAGCGTTATGCCGCAGCCTGAAGCGTTTAACTGGGCTGCCAATTGGAATTAAATGGCCAAATGATTTGCTAATTGAAGGTAAAAAAATTAGCGGTATTTTGCTTGAATCAGCAGCAGAAGACGAAAGACTTCGATATGTTATTGCAGGGATAGGCATTAGCGTAAATCTAGAAGAAGCTGATTACCCAGCGGAATTGCTGGAGAAAGCAACATCACTTCGCATCAGCGGCCAGCAGAAATGGTCAAGAGAAGAAGTTATTGCTGATTTTCTGAAGGAATGGGAGCAGTTGTATTTCCTCTATCAGGAGCAAGGCTTTAGCCCGATTGTAACGTTATGGGAAGCTTTGTCCGTATCTTTGGGCAAAACGGTGCGCCTTACAACACCACAAGGCGAATTGGTTGGAATTCCGATTGGATTAGAAGAGAGCGGCGCTATTCGCATTCAACTGGAGGACGGCTCCATTAAGCCTGTTTTCTCTGCAGAGATGGGCGAACCTTTATAA
- the bshB1 gene encoding bacillithiol biosynthesis deacetylase BshB1 has protein sequence MTTELDILVFGAHADDAEIGMGGTIAKHIQAGYKVGICDLTMAEMSSNGTVELRKQEADQASKVLGLHARTNLGLPDRGLEPSRDQIERIVAEIRYFKPRVVFAPYWVDRHPDHVACSRLIEEAVFNAKLRRYMPELPAVQVSQLIYYYINDVDQVSLTVDISDFQATKRNALLAYRSQFDAAAGSDRVATPLTNHYIERVEARDSLLGQARGWAYAEGFAIKRPHAIQYF, from the coding sequence ATGACGACAGAACTCGATATTCTCGTTTTTGGCGCTCATGCGGATGATGCTGAAATTGGAATGGGCGGTACCATCGCCAAACATATACAAGCTGGCTATAAGGTCGGCATATGTGATTTAACGATGGCAGAGATGTCTTCAAACGGAACGGTTGAGCTGAGGAAACAAGAAGCGGATCAAGCATCCAAAGTGCTTGGACTGCATGCTCGTACTAATTTGGGTTTGCCTGATCGGGGTTTGGAGCCTTCACGCGATCAAATCGAACGTATTGTAGCAGAAATTCGTTATTTTAAGCCGCGGGTTGTATTTGCCCCTTACTGGGTAGATCGTCATCCCGATCATGTGGCTTGCAGTAGATTAATTGAAGAAGCTGTGTTTAACGCCAAGCTGCGCCGCTATATGCCGGAGCTGCCTGCCGTACAGGTATCACAGCTTATTTATTACTATATAAATGATGTGGATCAAGTATCGTTAACCGTTGATATTAGTGATTTTCAAGCAACCAAAAGAAACGCGCTGCTTGCTTACCGTTCACAATTCGATGCGGCAGCAGGCTCCGACCGAGTGGCTACGCCATTAACGAATCATTACATAGAACGAGTAGAAGCACGTGATTCATTGCTTGGACAAGCAAGAGGCTGGGCATATGCAGAGGGTTTCGCAATTAAGCGTCCTCACGCCATACAATATTTTTGA
- a CDS encoding CCA tRNA nucleotidyltransferase: MQLSLSTPIIAALPIIERLREHHFEAVFVGGAVRDTYLDIPIKDVDIATSARPEQVLELFERCIPTGLQHGTITVIQDNITYEVTTFRQESAYEDHRKPESVLYITELDGDLLRRDFTMNAMALYSDGTLYDPYGGIYDLQSKRLRSVGDPNARFQEDALRMLRAVRFIGVYRLTPSLRTWKAVIRYRELLNYIAMERVQVELDKMVAGTAPQRALHFVAASGLLFHLKESFHEETLLSLKEMGHGDQAQTIYSRLHELTAVDSRWAALAIGLHLSVEAAQQALQVLKFSNTRSKTISTIVAIHKEMLVVSTQTNERELHSSWLSLVIRYGKGICGEWIHVMRTLEKQELAFTAAFLRRLENWSDLLTVSSLKQLKVTGKDLTNHLQRDAGPWVSETLSKLLLLTALGEIENERNVLLEQASLER, encoded by the coding sequence ATGCAGCTTTCATTATCAACACCGATCATAGCTGCATTGCCTATCATTGAGCGGCTTCGAGAGCATCATTTCGAAGCCGTTTTTGTGGGAGGCGCAGTTCGTGATACGTATTTAGATATACCAATCAAAGACGTTGATATCGCTACATCTGCTCGTCCAGAGCAGGTGCTTGAGCTGTTTGAGCGATGCATACCAACGGGCTTGCAGCATGGCACGATAACGGTTATACAAGACAACATCACATATGAAGTGACGACGTTTAGGCAAGAATCTGCATATGAGGATCATCGCAAGCCAGAAAGTGTCCTTTATATTACCGAACTTGACGGTGATTTGCTGCGCCGTGATTTTACGATGAACGCGATGGCGCTTTATAGCGATGGTACGCTTTATGATCCATATGGCGGAATTTATGATTTGCAATCCAAGAGGCTTCGCTCAGTCGGCGATCCGAACGCACGTTTTCAAGAGGATGCGCTTCGTATGTTAAGAGCGGTCAGATTTATTGGCGTCTACAGGCTCACTCCTTCGCTCCGAACATGGAAAGCAGTCATTCGTTATCGCGAGCTGTTAAATTATATTGCGATGGAGCGTGTGCAAGTCGAGCTAGATAAAATGGTAGCTGGAACTGCTCCGCAAAGAGCGCTGCATTTTGTTGCCGCAAGCGGACTTTTGTTTCATTTGAAGGAGTCCTTCCATGAAGAAACATTGTTATCGCTGAAAGAGATGGGACACGGAGACCAAGCACAAACGATTTATTCTCGCTTGCATGAGCTGACAGCTGTTGATTCTCGCTGGGCGGCACTGGCAATAGGGTTGCATTTATCTGTTGAGGCAGCGCAGCAGGCGCTGCAAGTGTTGAAATTTTCAAATACGCGCAGTAAGACCATAAGTACAATTGTAGCGATACATAAAGAAATGCTAGTTGTCTCGACGCAAACTAATGAGCGTGAGCTTCACTCGAGCTGGTTAAGCCTTGTCATTCGTTATGGAAAAGGGATTTGCGGCGAATGGATTCATGTTATGCGAACGCTAGAGAAGCAAGAGCTAGCCTTCACTGCTGCGTTTCTAAGACGTTTGGAGAACTGGAGTGATTTATTGACCGTTTCATCACTTAAGCAGCTTAAAGTGACCGGCAAGGATCTAACAAATCATTTGCAACGAGATGCTGGTCCATGGGTTAGTGAAACATTAAGCAAATTACTATTGCTAACAGCACTCGGTGAGATTGAGAATGAACGAAATGTTTTGCTTGAGCAAGCGTCGCTCGAGCGATGA